The following proteins are co-located in the Flavobacterium sp. CECT 9288 genome:
- a CDS encoding acyl-CoA thioesterase: MRFHTRKWVKPEDLNPNGTLFGGKLLAWIDEELALYTIVQLENPRIVTKYMSEINFRSSAKQGDIIEIGIDVIKFGTTSITLKCEARNMMTRETIISIDQTTMVNVDEHGKPKPHGKSVIEYVKDRL; this comes from the coding sequence ATGAGATTTCATACCAGAAAATGGGTTAAACCCGAAGATTTAAATCCCAATGGTACTTTGTTTGGCGGGAAACTGCTTGCTTGGATTGATGAAGAATTAGCTTTATACACTATTGTGCAGCTAGAAAATCCAAGAATTGTAACCAAATATATGTCTGAAATAAATTTTAGGAGTTCAGCAAAACAAGGCGATATAATTGAGATAGGCATAGATGTTATCAAGTTTGGAACCACATCAATTACTTTAAAATGTGAAGCTCGTAATATGATGACTCGAGAAACCATTATTTCTATTGATCAAACCACAATGGTTAATGTTGATGAGCATGGAAAACCTAAACCCCACGGAAAATCAGTTATTGAGTACGTAAAAGACAGGTTGTAA
- a CDS encoding DUF6155 family protein, with the protein MSKRDLKKYVAQLTKEQLEEQIIELYEKFSPVKVYYDFVFNPKEETLLKEAKLKIAYEYFPVKKSGRRSRPKMRRSVAQKYIKHFTALGVDPFVIADLMLYNIEIAQTFASENIIKQDLFFKSMFNSFEQAVIYLIANAILTDFKSRLNAIHNNVLDQKWHNTPEFDAIMDRLEY; encoded by the coding sequence ATGAGCAAGCGAGATTTAAAAAAATATGTGGCACAATTGACTAAAGAGCAACTTGAAGAACAAATTATAGAGTTGTATGAGAAATTTAGTCCCGTAAAAGTCTATTATGATTTCGTTTTTAATCCAAAAGAAGAGACTTTATTAAAAGAAGCTAAATTAAAAATAGCGTACGAATATTTTCCAGTAAAAAAATCAGGTAGGCGTAGCCGACCCAAAATGAGACGTTCTGTGGCTCAAAAATACATCAAGCACTTTACAGCCTTAGGTGTTGACCCATTTGTCATAGCTGATCTCATGTTGTATAACATTGAAATTGCTCAAACATTTGCTTCAGAGAACATCATAAAACAAGATTTATTTTTCAAAAGTATGTTCAATTCCTTTGAGCAAGCTGTAATTTATCTCATTGCAAATGCTATTTTAACTGATTTTAAATCCAGACTCAACGCTATTCACAACAACGTATTAGATCAAAAATGGCATAATACTCCTGAATTTGATGCTATTATGGATCGATTAGAGTATTAA
- a CDS encoding starch-binding protein: MKAKKYLLLLFLLLLHPIVYSQTTATGREVMMQGFHWTTDVSTTKWYDVIKSNSTALQTGGFDAIWLPPPSKSTGGMGYIPTVWYDLNNAHGTQAQLTSLITDLHSKNIKVIADIVVNHRGGTTGWYDFSTPSWNTPTQTWSICNNSNISPSGQKGTGNPDYDPVQAGLKSQGTSGLFSAGRDLDHSNVEVRNGIKTWMLWLKNQIGFDGWRYDFVHGFDGKYIKEYNDATSPYFSVGELLEGDRNRIVKWLDYTKGGTNTASSTAFDFATKSALQNAFNDNNLSYLKDGSGKASGLIGVWPDKAVTMLDNHDTGPVPYGQDLWIFPGSKVLNGYAYILTHPGTPMVWWPHYFNWGIKSQIDAMVKIRKDNLLSNTSTLNIVAASNNLYAAIIDNKVAMKLGSDNWSPSGTGWTLKLSGTGFAIWDKASVVDVPSLTVSQVGGFFTTGTTVNTTLTANTSTSTIYYTLDGTTPTIASPSAVGTVTLSINSTKTLNAFVRNTVGVNSTIKTETYTFGTLPTFTVYFKKPANWNSAVKVYYWSPTGTAPTVAWPGVAMTKDCGDWYKFTFPSTVSATNLIFNDGTLKTADLATTAGIKYYDNAWLAGEPANRCPTQTTMTVYFKPPTNWTTIPKIHYWNAIPAGSVANTTWPGVVMVADVNGFYKYTITGPTSINLIFNNGSSGTANQTPDLLNKINGFSYSWGTSTAKVTLNKELKTEDTIISVYPNPVSSLLYINSSSPVLNYKIQDMNGIQVKYGKSNNNAIDMNYLNNGIYIIHIRFENGLELKQKIIKN; this comes from the coding sequence ATGAAAGCAAAAAAATATTTATTGTTGCTCTTTTTACTATTATTGCACCCCATTGTTTATTCGCAAACAACTGCCACTGGGAGAGAAGTAATGATGCAAGGTTTTCATTGGACCACTGATGTTTCAACAACCAAATGGTACGATGTGATAAAAAGTAATTCAACAGCATTGCAAACTGGTGGATTTGATGCTATTTGGTTACCTCCACCAAGTAAATCAACTGGAGGAATGGGTTATATACCAACAGTTTGGTATGACTTGAATAATGCTCATGGTACCCAAGCACAATTAACATCATTAATAACTGATCTTCATTCAAAAAATATAAAGGTTATTGCAGACATTGTAGTCAATCATCGTGGAGGAACTACTGGGTGGTATGATTTTTCGACACCATCATGGAATACTCCAACACAAACTTGGTCTATTTGCAATAATTCAAATATTAGTCCTTCTGGACAAAAAGGAACTGGAAATCCAGATTATGATCCTGTTCAAGCAGGTTTAAAATCTCAAGGGACTTCAGGTTTGTTTTCTGCAGGTAGAGACTTAGATCATTCTAATGTTGAAGTTAGAAATGGTATCAAAACTTGGATGCTTTGGTTGAAAAATCAGATAGGTTTTGATGGTTGGCGATATGATTTTGTTCATGGATTTGATGGAAAATATATTAAAGAATATAACGATGCTACCTCGCCTTATTTTTCTGTAGGGGAATTGTTAGAAGGTGACCGAAATAGAATTGTAAAATGGTTAGATTACACAAAGGGTGGAACTAATACAGCTTCTTCAACTGCTTTTGATTTTGCAACCAAAAGTGCACTCCAAAATGCTTTTAATGATAATAATTTAAGTTATTTAAAAGATGGTTCTGGCAAAGCTTCTGGTTTAATTGGAGTTTGGCCAGATAAAGCAGTAACCATGCTTGATAATCATGATACGGGACCTGTGCCTTATGGTCAAGATTTATGGATTTTTCCTGGATCAAAAGTATTAAATGGTTATGCCTATATTTTAACTCATCCTGGAACTCCTATGGTTTGGTGGCCTCATTATTTTAATTGGGGAATCAAATCTCAAATTGACGCTATGGTTAAAATTAGAAAAGACAATTTACTATCTAACACCTCTACCTTAAATATAGTAGCAGCTTCAAATAATCTATATGCAGCTATTATTGACAATAAAGTGGCAATGAAATTAGGATCAGATAATTGGTCTCCTTCTGGAACTGGCTGGACATTAAAATTATCTGGAACAGGTTTTGCAATTTGGGACAAGGCAAGTGTTGTTGATGTACCAAGCCTTACAGTAAGTCAAGTAGGAGGGTTTTTTACAACCGGAACAACGGTTAACACTACTTTAACAGCTAATACTTCTACATCTACAATTTATTATACTCTAGATGGTACAACACCAACCATTGCATCGCCATCCGCAGTTGGTACAGTTACACTTTCCATAAATAGCACTAAAACTCTAAATGCTTTTGTGAGAAATACTGTAGGTGTAAACTCTACAATCAAAACAGAAACATACACTTTTGGTACACTACCAACATTTACTGTATATTTTAAAAAACCAGCAAATTGGAATTCAGCTGTAAAAGTATACTACTGGTCCCCAACAGGTACAGCACCAACAGTAGCCTGGCCTGGAGTTGCAATGACAAAAGATTGTGGTGATTGGTACAAATTTACTTTCCCATCTACTGTAAGCGCCACAAACTTAATATTTAACGATGGAACATTAAAAACTGCTGATCTTGCTACTACTGCCGGAATTAAGTATTATGATAATGCTTGGTTAGCTGGTGAACCAGCAAATCGTTGTCCTACTCAAACAACTATGACAGTTTATTTTAAACCTCCAACAAACTGGACAACAATACCAAAAATTCATTATTGGAATGCTATTCCTGCTGGAAGTGTAGCCAATACAACATGGCCAGGTGTTGTTATGGTAGCCGATGTAAATGGTTTTTATAAATATACTATAACAGGACCTACATCAATCAATTTGATTTTTAACAATGGCTCAAGTGGGACTGCTAATCAAACACCAGATTTATTAAATAAAATAAATGGATTCTCTTACTCTTGGGGCACTAGTACAGCAAAAGTTACACTAAATAAAGAACTTAAAACAGAAGATACAATCATTTCAGTATATCCAAATCCTGTAAGTAGTCTTTTATATATTAACTCAAGTTCTCCAGTTTTAAATTATAAAATTCAAGATATGAATGGCATACAAGTGAAATATGGAAAATCAAACAACAATGCTATTGATATGAATTATTTGAATAATGGGATATATATAATTCATATTCGCTTTGAAAATGGACTAGAATTAAAACAGAAAATTATAAAAAATTAA
- a CDS encoding mechanosensitive ion channel family protein: protein MFKYIEKIFTFIYPILRKIGMGSGVASYLSLLLNIIVLCVLSYVIYIVFRLVLVTILAIVAQKSKTKFDDLLVSNKTAKYIAHLIPLLFIYKSVPVILDRFEYWEGIFAKIVGIYIIVLVLWIIRTIFNALRDYLKLKPRYSDKPIDSFIQVIMIMLWVVGSTLIVSKLFDIDKKELLTILGAVSAVIILIFRDTILGFVSSVQVSINDMVRIGDWITMDKFGADGDVIEINLATVKVRNFDNTTTTIPTYSLSSDSFQNWRGMLNSDGRRIKRHILIKTSSIRFLEEAELVELKKIHLISDYIDERKNEIDSFNLKNKIDKSLAINGRNLTNLGLFRKYITEYLFNYPGLNKDMLMLCRQLQSTEHGVPLEVYAFSYDKRFENYEFIMSDIFDHIIAAVGYFDLEIFESKIELNNQ, encoded by the coding sequence ATGTTTAAATACATCGAGAAAATTTTCACTTTTATATATCCCATTTTACGCAAAATAGGTATGGGTAGTGGCGTAGCTTCGTATTTAAGTTTACTGCTAAATATAATTGTCTTATGTGTACTTTCGTATGTTATTTATATTGTTTTCAGACTTGTACTAGTAACCATTCTAGCTATAGTTGCTCAGAAATCTAAAACCAAGTTTGACGATTTATTGGTATCAAATAAAACCGCAAAATACATTGCGCATTTGATACCGCTTTTATTTATTTACAAATCGGTACCCGTAATTTTAGATCGATTTGAATATTGGGAAGGGATTTTTGCAAAAATAGTTGGTATCTATATTATTGTACTCGTATTATGGATTATCAGAACTATTTTTAATGCGTTACGAGATTATTTAAAACTAAAACCTCGATACAGTGACAAGCCGATAGATAGTTTTATTCAAGTAATCATGATTATGCTTTGGGTTGTGGGTAGCACGTTGATTGTTTCTAAATTATTTGATATTGACAAAAAAGAACTTTTAACCATATTAGGAGCCGTGTCTGCGGTGATTATTTTGATTTTTAGAGACACAATCTTGGGTTTTGTATCGAGTGTGCAAGTTTCTATAAATGATATGGTTCGAATTGGGGATTGGATTACGATGGATAAATTTGGCGCAGACGGAGATGTAATTGAAATCAATTTAGCAACTGTTAAGGTTCGAAATTTTGACAATACTACCACTACAATTCCTACCTATAGTCTAAGTTCAGATTCTTTTCAAAACTGGCGCGGAATGCTCAACTCAGATGGACGAAGAATAAAAAGACACATCTTAATTAAAACAAGTAGCATTCGCTTTCTTGAAGAAGCTGAGCTGGTAGAGTTAAAAAAAATACACCTGATAAGCGATTATATTGACGAACGAAAAAATGAAATTGACTCTTTTAACTTAAAAAATAAAATTGACAAATCACTTGCAATAAACGGTCGAAATTTGACTAATTTAGGTCTTTTTAGAAAATACATCACAGAATATTTATTCAATTATCCTGGACTCAACAAAGATATGCTCATGCTTTGTAGACAATTGCAATCAACAGAGCATGGAGTTCCTCTTGAGGTTTATGCATTTTCTTATGACAAACGTTTTGAAAATTATGAATTTATCATGTCTGATATTTTTGATCACATCATCGCTGCTGTTGGATACTTTGACTTAGAAATATTCGAATCTAAAATTGAATTGAACAATCAATAA
- a CDS encoding DEAD/DEAH box helicase — MSQNTLEIEIEDKKQLYAYQQGDIDAIFERIDNAPPQHHLLYQLPTGGGKTVVFSEIVRRYLSQHDKKVVVLTHRIELCKQTSKMLKGFDVKNKIINSKVKELPDQNDYSCFVAMVETLKNRINDDKLHLDNVGLVIIDEAHYNSFRKLLSSFKNAFILGVTATPLSSNIKLPMHESYDELIVGDTINSLIEKGFLAKAITYSYDVGLTSLKVGINGDYTVKSSDDLYTNMAMQEKLLHAYTEKSLGKKTLIFNNGINTSLYVYETFREAGYAIRHLDNTSSNEERKDILYWFKHTPDAILTSVGILTTGFDEPTVETIILNRATKSLTLYYQMIGRGSRKLPGKDSFNVIDLGNNAARFGLWSEPVNWQHIFKSPEFYLENLRDDTEIEMYFKYTMPLDVRAKFSKTEVVTFDVEEEHKLIIKQNLRSKEVLDKSLDQHASMCVDNSETLQEAKALGKLLDDDIECRIKRYAKCLSQCSKNYREWLVDDYKLKLVLLTGKKYREKIMNEPDED; from the coding sequence ATGTCCCAAAACACCTTAGAAATAGAAATAGAAGACAAAAAACAACTCTACGCATACCAACAAGGCGATATTGATGCCATTTTTGAGCGTATAGATAATGCACCACCACAACACCATTTATTATATCAATTACCTACAGGTGGTGGTAAAACAGTAGTTTTTTCAGAGATTGTGCGTCGTTACTTATCTCAACACGATAAAAAAGTGGTTGTGCTAACACATAGAATTGAGTTGTGTAAGCAAACTTCAAAAATGCTTAAAGGTTTTGATGTAAAAAATAAAATAATCAATAGTAAAGTAAAAGAACTGCCAGATCAAAATGATTATTCCTGTTTTGTTGCCATGGTAGAGACTTTAAAAAACCGTATCAATGATGATAAATTACACCTTGACAATGTAGGTTTAGTAATTATTGATGAGGCGCACTACAACTCTTTCAGAAAATTATTAAGTTCTTTCAAGAATGCTTTTATACTAGGAGTAACTGCTACGCCATTGAGCTCTAACATAAAATTGCCCATGCATGAAAGCTATGATGAATTAATAGTAGGTGATACCATTAACTCATTAATAGAAAAAGGTTTTCTTGCAAAAGCAATTACCTATAGTTATGATGTAGGCTTAACTTCTCTTAAAGTAGGTATTAATGGAGATTACACCGTAAAATCTTCTGATGATTTGTATACCAATATGGCTATGCAAGAAAAATTATTACATGCCTACACCGAAAAATCATTGGGCAAAAAAACCTTAATTTTCAATAATGGTATCAATACATCACTTTATGTATATGAAACCTTTAGAGAAGCTGGTTACGCTATAAGACATCTTGATAATACCAGTAGTAATGAGGAACGAAAAGACATTTTATATTGGTTTAAGCATACTCCAGACGCTATTTTAACCTCAGTAGGGATTCTTACAACCGGTTTTGATGAGCCTACTGTTGAAACTATTATTTTAAATAGAGCTACTAAATCCCTTACTTTATACTATCAAATGATAGGCCGTGGATCTAGAAAATTACCTGGCAAGGACAGTTTTAATGTAATTGATTTAGGTAATAATGCAGCCCGTTTTGGACTGTGGAGTGAACCTGTAAACTGGCAACACATCTTTAAATCTCCTGAGTTTTATCTAGAAAATTTAAGAGACGACACTGAAATCGAAATGTATTTTAAATACACGATGCCTCTAGATGTGCGAGCCAAATTCAGTAAAACCGAAGTCGTAACTTTTGATGTAGAGGAAGAACATAAACTAATTATAAAACAAAACTTGCGTTCAAAGGAAGTTTTAGATAAATCATTAGATCAACATGCGTCTATGTGCGTTGACAATTCCGAAACCTTGCAAGAAGCAAAAGCTTTAGGTAAATTATTAGATGATGATATTGAGTGCCGCATCAAGCGCTATGCAAAATGTTTGAGTCAGTGCAGTAAAAACTATAGAGAATGGCTTGTAGATGATTATAAACTTAAATTGGTTCTATTAACAGGTAAAAAATACCGAGAAAAAATTATGAATGAACCTGATGAAGATTAA
- a CDS encoding M1 family metallopeptidase, producing MKKYIGSALLSILLCNSIKAQGLLNQKQLKFTKQDTLRGSITPERAWWDLKKYRLDVKVNPRDSTLTGSNTVVYKILKENQVMQIDLQNPMQITKVLQDKKSLNFTREGNVFYIQLLEKQVIGALKELTIFYNGKPKVAVNPPWDGGITWKKDKNGNPFIASSCQGLGASVWWPNKDHMYDEVDEMTISVTAPSKLVSVSNGRLTRVKQNNDGTKTYNWEVKNPINNYGVNINIGDYVTFSEKYKGEKGELDCTYYVLRENLEKAKKHFQDVPKMLKAFEHWFGPYPFYEDSYKLVETPYLGMEHQSSVTYGNGYQNGYRGRDLSGTGWGLKFDFIIIHESGHEWFANNITYKDIADMWIHESFTNYSESLFLEYYYGKEAGYTYVRGLRNIIENDKPIIGKYDVNNEGSGDMYPKGANMLHTIRQLVNNDEKWRGILRGLNSTFYHQTVTTKQIEDYLCKQTGIDLSIVFNQYLRDTRIPSLEYYLDNNTLKYRWTNIVAGFNMPVKVILNGAEVNLNPKSEWSEFINSKKIETIVLDPNFYVLNKKIEK from the coding sequence AAGTATTACACCAGAAAGAGCTTGGTGGGATTTGAAAAAATACCGTTTAGATGTTAAAGTAAATCCGCGAGATAGTACTTTAACGGGATCTAATACAGTTGTTTATAAAATATTGAAAGAGAATCAAGTCATGCAGATTGATTTGCAAAATCCAATGCAAATTACAAAGGTACTACAAGATAAAAAGAGTTTAAACTTCACAAGAGAAGGCAATGTTTTTTACATTCAGTTACTGGAAAAACAAGTAATAGGGGCCTTAAAAGAGCTTACTATTTTTTATAATGGTAAACCTAAAGTAGCAGTAAACCCGCCTTGGGATGGAGGAATTACTTGGAAAAAAGATAAAAATGGTAATCCTTTTATCGCTTCATCATGCCAAGGATTGGGAGCTAGTGTTTGGTGGCCAAACAAAGATCACATGTATGATGAAGTGGATGAAATGACTATTAGTGTTACTGCACCAAGCAAACTTGTTTCTGTGTCAAATGGAAGATTAACTAGGGTAAAACAGAATAATGATGGTACAAAAACGTATAATTGGGAGGTTAAAAATCCAATTAATAATTACGGAGTCAATATTAATATAGGTGATTACGTTACTTTTTCAGAGAAGTACAAAGGTGAAAAGGGTGAATTAGATTGTACGTATTATGTGTTACGAGAAAACTTAGAAAAAGCAAAAAAGCATTTTCAAGATGTCCCTAAAATGCTTAAAGCCTTTGAACACTGGTTTGGACCTTATCCATTTTATGAAGATAGTTATAAATTAGTTGAAACTCCCTATTTAGGAATGGAGCATCAAAGCAGTGTGACTTATGGAAACGGGTATCAAAATGGCTACCGTGGAAGGGATTTAAGTGGTACTGGCTGGGGATTAAAGTTTGATTTTATAATTATTCATGAATCTGGGCACGAGTGGTTTGCAAATAACATAACTTACAAAGATATTGCTGACATGTGGATTCATGAAAGTTTCACAAACTATTCTGAAAGTTTATTTTTAGAATATTACTATGGCAAGGAAGCTGGATATACTTATGTTAGAGGTCTTAGAAATATTATTGAAAATGATAAACCTATAATTGGTAAATACGATGTAAACAATGAAGGTTCAGGGGATATGTATCCTAAAGGAGCAAACATGTTGCATACTATACGTCAATTAGTGAATAACGATGAAAAATGGAGAGGAATACTAAGAGGTTTGAATAGTACTTTTTATCACCAAACGGTGACAACCAAGCAAATTGAAGATTATTTATGCAAGCAAACAGGAATTGATTTGTCCATTGTTTTTAATCAGTATTTAAGAGATACTAGAATACCTTCACTTGAATATTATTTGGATAACAACACTTTAAAATACCGTTGGACAAATATAGTTGCCGGTTTTAATATGCCTGTAAAAGTCATTCTAAATGGTGCGGAAGTTAACTTGAATCCAAAATCAGAATGGTCTGAATTTATCAACTCTAAAAAAATTGAAACTATTGTATTGGATCCTAATTTCTATGTTTTGAACAAAAAGATTGAAAAATAA
- a CDS encoding glyoxalase: MNTRDQFIAEFRGKTLGIITSQSTTEESFQNEVLRPILKLQNEMICKVFLHHLKKNKIDFNSFSLDKKLKTIDNAVQKDIKFRNSLKGIVIGLFTISEYENYITNTSNINKRMMSMLIERLKSQIQLLNI; this comes from the coding sequence ATGAATACAAGAGATCAATTTATAGCTGAATTTAGAGGAAAAACATTAGGCATTATAACTAGTCAATCCACAACCGAAGAATCCTTTCAGAATGAGGTTTTGAGACCTATTTTAAAACTTCAAAACGAAATGATTTGTAAAGTTTTTCTACATCACCTAAAAAAGAATAAAATAGATTTTAATAGTTTCTCATTAGACAAGAAATTAAAAACTATTGATAATGCAGTTCAAAAAGATATTAAATTTAGAAATTCACTTAAAGGAATAGTTATTGGATTGTTTACAATTTCTGAATATGAAAATTACATTACTAATACATCCAACATTAACAAACGCATGATGAGTATGCTCATAGAGCGATTAAAAAGTCAAATTCAGTTATTAAACATATAA
- a CDS encoding DUF3817 domain-containing protein gives MLKIFKITAIVEGISALLLFFFAMPMKYIFNDPIYVKHIGMAHGVLFTAYIVLATILKFTEKWGFKKYFIICIASIPPFGTFYIERKYLKNV, from the coding sequence ATGCTTAAAATTTTTAAAATCACAGCTATAGTTGAAGGAATTTCAGCTTTATTATTGTTTTTCTTTGCTATGCCAATGAAATATATTTTCAACGATCCTATTTATGTGAAACATATTGGTATGGCTCATGGTGTATTATTTACTGCTTATATAGTTTTAGCTACTATTTTAAAATTTACTGAAAAGTGGGGTTTTAAAAAATATTTTATCATTTGTATTGCTTCGATACCTCCATTTGGAACATTTTACATAGAGCGAAAATACCTGAAAAATGTTTAA